A stretch of Babesia bigemina genome assembly Bbig001, chromosome : III DNA encodes these proteins:
- a CDS encoding THO complex subunit 3 → MATQLLNQRLFSGSSPKKTTADMPRSIKPQPIPSDALRLKSKVKDLCYNCSGSRLYVASRDGVTVLDTEGLTAHCALSVRCTRVLTHPKDPDLFALLLMEGGETPRAYVKVFSLPQNAGSEPVLKCTIWSGFEHPWYAGAWSSDGNTIALLDRGDHLQCADVSTFADCELPASSAISLTTEVYGLMYTSDALVLQKVDGRIDILSPDLTVRASEQAHSHIVMATAYNSSRDLLATGGSDHTVHLFSCADDYTCVGTFPGLEGKVSSLSFSNDGMLLAWGTKDTLYVSGDNPNQSDTSTTGDEYYMTVAGTDPCEIYIQVRMPVAVTHVQFSPCGYSVAYACDFDSMPKGSGSTGAVGIVRLL, encoded by the coding sequence ATGGCGACTCAGCTGCTCAACCAGCGCCTGTTTTCGGGCTCGTCGCCGAAGAAGACGACTGCCGACATGCCGCGGTCGATAAAGCCGCAGCCGATCCCCTCGgacgcgctgcgcctgaagtcgaaggtgaaggatcTGTGCTACAACTGCAGCGGCTCTCGCCTCTACGTGGCGTCGCGTGACGGCGTCACCGTGCTGGACACCGAGGGGCTCACGGCTCACTGCGCGCTCTCGGTGAGGTGCACGCGTGTCCTGACGCACCCTAAGGACCCGGATCTGTTCGCACTGCTGCTGATGGAGGGAGGCGAGACCCCCCGCGCATACGTGAAGGTGTTCTCGCTGCCACAAAACGCCGGATCCGAGCCCGTGCTCAAGTGCACCATCTGGAGCGGTTTCGAGCACCCGTGGTACGCAGGCGCGTGGTCCTCGGACGGCAACACGATCGCACTGCTCGACCGTGGCGACCATCTGCAGTGCGCGGACGTTTCCACGTTCGCCGACTGCGAGCTGCCAGCGTCCTCCGCAATCTCGCTCACCACCGAGGTCTACGGGCTGATGTACACCTCCGATGCGTTGGTGCTGCAGAAGGTCGACGGGCGCATCGACATCCTGTCACCCGACCTGACGGTGCGTGCGTCCGAGCAGGCGCACTCTCACATCGTGATGGCGACTGCGTACAACAGCAGCCGTGACCTGCTGGCCACAGGCGGCAGCGACCACACCGTGCACCTGTTTTCGTGCGCGGATGACTACACGTGCGTCGGCACCTTCCCCGGCCTCGAAGGCAAGGTGAGCAGCCTGAGCTTCTCCAACGACGGTATGCTCCTCGCCTGGGGGACCAAGGACACGCTCTACGTCAGCGGCGACAATCCCAACCAATCGGACACTTCAACCACCGGCGACGAGTACTACATGACCGTGGCTGGCACGGATCCCTGCGAGATATATATTCAGGTGCGCATGCCAGTGGCTGTGACCCATGTCCAGTTCTCCCCCTGCGGTTACTCCGTCGCGTACGCGTGCGACTTCGACTCCATGCCCAAGGGATCAGGCTCCACGGGCGCCGTTGGAATCGTGCGTTTGTTGTGA
- a CDS encoding RING FINGER, putative: MATEAAKPRFTIKKWSGVALWSWNIAVDNCAICRNHIMDLCIECQAAGSEDATNNDDRCTVAWGACSHAFHLHCISKWLKTRHVCPLDNTQWDFATKEAT, from the exons ATGGCAACCGAAGCCGCGAAACCGCGGTTTACCATAAAGAAATGGTCGGGcgtcgcgctctggtcgTGGAACATCGCAGTAGACAACTGCGCGATCTGCAGAAATCACATCATGGACCTTTGCATAGAATGCCAG GCCGCGGGATCTGAGGACGCCACCAACAACGACGACCGGTGCACCGTCGCCTGGGGAGCGTGCAGTCACGCCTTCCACCTGCACTGCATCTCAAAGTGGCTCAAGACGAGACACGTTTGCCCGCTGGACAACACGCAGTGGGACTTCGCCACGAAGGAGGCGACCTAA
- a CDS encoding phospholipid-translocating P-type ATPase, flippase family protein, putative has product MWPWLSRLFGRQESEPYEGKVYLVTNYSEHRGTVYEPFYVPVQDSFLSRHWTRLLDFFERCFRRKDHDSTVSTEAAADEANRLAFLRGSRRSNFIRTTKYSLLSFLPRVLLFQMTRLGNLIFLGVSFLQLIKEVSDSNGLPTYLIPVVFVVAVCVARELASDLARWRNDREENGRTVHVFRGGKLLKMKQQDICVGDIVKVHAYEYFPSDLVLLNCCDEHGVCNIETKNADGESNVKYKHVVPKLAALFRNDEEAARAQIKIVCEPPSDNLNSFSGMAYYTNDDADELQASRLKLLRSMPSLRGDPAESLPEIGTTIHKVQLHFDQLLLRGTSMVNTQWAYCVAVYVGHQTRLLKGSIGSSRRKNSKLEGVYQRNMFTVMIIMFGCVLISALMGVYWQLTMSADHDYLHVSANSSAWRTFLVTCGSMMLLLAAMIPVDLIILWEVVRMAESWQIRWNPEMVSDGKRAESRSDQLIEDLAHVTHIYTDKTGTLTQNVMTLKALGFGAVGNVSTPRCGEQFWSMYNRQDPEIRKMLREFVLVGSLCHSVVIRKVNGEEIKRRPERVLKTVDGATRLVAIDNVPVEYDAASPDELALLNGIAELGCVFTNRRTVTEIDISLVTPEAQKLMLSTEDYELWLSSKEDGYVPALRFTILDAVAFDSSRKCMSVVVQGGDGRILTLCKGADSALLSLLRSTQHIKVSDIQEQLHDFATVGLRTLVFAVRELSAPEYQAWHESYATALLAGESRDDAVANVVADMERDMKLVGCSGIEDLLQEDVGDVIRDLKEAGILIWVLTGDKLETALSIGRSTNIVDDDTCNAVLSDPDPHVVSSEIAMHILNCVGPSRMGSKSELPVVRSVFCNICAVEVPEPQQRRRRSSAPEFSKFCVTVTGEVLQTVYADEELKAQFFRLAQLAGVVIACRMTHKQKFLLTRDNSKLNAYGTSLAIGDGANDVDMILAADVGVGIDGREGHQACRSADFTIAQFRFLRQLLFVHGREALRKNKFLLYFCIFRNFSFSFVNVIYNFQTGFSGVSVFNTWSKQVINLFFTSFPLMFYVILDREVPHTLLTRYPILYNTWSTKPVNQLVRYLLRSLGSNWLSKRWHRRLEHRRGVYDPVTFWSYLLAALWLSVFEVLIILSFTDTTDVNCRDGSPLNLGFSLFSQAMYVHHVLAVNGIVCLVSKSWYWLNHFSVWGETAIMIICWIIVSLVPAFAFVPEAHVFLGTFETLHSSLAYYGAIILSLVVTLFPFWGYLFYTAVFNQSLENRIAIALKRGTFNGISLSRRNSVAYIANAVVPRVAPPSGFAFAIDQGDALMALIQRTIHKIFMN; this is encoded by the coding sequence ATGTGGCCATGGCTAAGCCGGCTATTTGGCAGACAGGAATCCGAGCCGTACGAAGGCAAGGTGTACCTGGTGACCAACTACTCGGAGCACCGCGGCACGGTGTACGAGCCGTTCTACGTGCCAGTGCAGGATTCTTTCCTCAGCAGGCACTGGACTCGGCTGCTGGACTTTTTCGAAAGGTGTTTCCGCCGGAAGGATCACGATTCGACCGTGTCTACCGAGGCTGCCGCGGATGAGGCCAACCGCCTGGCCTTCCTCCGCGGCTCGCGGCGGTCGAACTTCATCAGAACGACCAAGTACTCGTTGCTGTCGTTCCTTCCCCGCGTGCTGCTGTTCCAGATGACCCGGCTGGGCAACCTGATATTCCTGGGCGTGTCGTTTCTGCAACTGATCAAGGAGGTGTCGGACTCCAACGGGCTCCCCACATACCTGATCCCCGTGGTGTTCGTCGTGGCCGTTTGCGTGGCGCGCGAGCTGGCGTCGGACCTGGCGCGGTGGCGGAACGACCGAGAGGAGAACGGGCGCACCGTCCACGTCTTCCGCGGCggcaagctgctgaagatgaAGCAGCAGGACATCTGCGTCGGCGACATCGTAAAGGTACATGCATACGAGTACTTCCCGTCCGACCTGGTGCTGCTCAACTGCTGCGACGAGCACGGCGTCTGCAACATCGAGACCAAGAACGCAGACGGCGAGTCGAACGTGAAGTACAAGCACGTGGTCCCCAAGCTGGCCGCGCTGTTCCGCAACGACGAGGAGGCGGCACGCGCCCAGATAAAAATCGTGTGCGAGCCACCCTCGGACAACCTGAACTCGTTTTCGGGCATGGCGTACTACACCAACGACGACGCGGATGAGTTGCAGGCCAGCCGCTTGAAGCTTCTGCGCAGCATGCCCTCCCTGCGCGGGGACCCCGCCGAGAGCCTCCCGGAGATCGGCACCACAATCCACAAGGTGCAGCTGCAtttcgaccagctgctgctccgAGGGACGTCCATGGTGAACACGCAGTGGGCGTATTGCGTCGCCGTGTACGTCGGGCACCAGACCCGTTTGCTGAAGGGCTCCATCGGCAGCTCCAGGCGCAAGAACTCCAAGCTCGAGGGCGTCTACCAGCGCAACATGTTCACTGTGATGATCATCATGTTCGGGTGCGTGCTGATCTCGGCCCTGATGGGCGTCTACTGGCAGCTGACGATGTCCGCCGACCACGACTACCTCCACGTGTCCGCCAACTCCTCCGCCTGGCGCACGTTTCTGGTCACCTGCGGCAGCAtgatgctgctgctggccgcCATGATCCCGGTGGACCTGATAATTCTGTGGGAGGTGGTCCGCATGGCCGAGTCGTGGCAGATCCGCTGGAACCCGGAGATGGTCTCCGACGGCAAGCGTGCGGAGTCGCGCAGCGACCAGCTGATCGAAGACCTGGCCCACGTCACGCACATATACACGGACAAGACGGGCACTTTGACGCAGAACGTGATGACCCTGAAGGCGCTGGGGTTCGGCGCTGTGGGCAACGTGTCGACGCCCCGGTGTGGGGAGCAATTCTGGAGCATGTACAACCGCCAGGACCCTGAGATACGCAAGATGCTGCGCGAATTCGTGCTGGTTGGCAGCTTGTGCCATAGCGTGGTCATACGCAAGGTGAACGGCGAGGAAATCAAGCGCCGCCCTGAGCGCGTGCTGAAGACCGTGGATGGCGCGACCAGGTTGGTCGCGATCGACAACGTGCCCGTGGAGTACGACGCGGCTTCACCCGACGAGCTAGCGCTTCTCAACGGCATAGCGGAGCTCGGGTGCGTATTTACGAACCGCCGGACGGTGACTGAGATAGACATCTCCCTGGTAACGCCAGAGGCCCAGAAGCTGATGTTGAGCACGGAGGACTACGAGCTCTGGCTCTCGTCGAAGGAGGATGGCTACGTGCCGGCGCTGCGGTTCACGATCCTCGACGCCGTTGCGTTCGATTCCAGTCGCAAGTGCATGAGCGTCGTGGTGCAGGGCGGCGACGGCCGCATCCTCACGCTGTGCAAGGGCGCTGACAGCGCGTtgctgtcgctgctgcgcagcacccAGCACATCAAGGTCTCCGACATACAGGAACAGTTGCACGACTTTGCAACTGTCGGCCTCCGGACGTTGGTGTTTGCCGTCCGTGAGCTGAGCGCCCCGGAGTACCAGGCCTGGCACGAATCCTACGccacggcgctgctggccgGCGAGAGCCGCGATGACGCGGTGGCCAACGTGGTGGCGGACATGGAGCGTGATATGAAGCTGGTGGGCTGCTCAGGCATCGAGGacctgctgcaggaggaCGTGGGCGACGTGATCCGCGACCTGAAGGAGGCCGGCATCCTGATTTGGGTCCTGACTGGCGACAAGCTGGAGACTGCGCTGAGCATCGGCCGCTCCACCAACATCGTGGACGACGACACGTGCAACGCCGTCTTGAGCGACCCCGACCCTCACGTGGTTTCTAGTGAAATTGCTATGCATATCTTAAACTGCGTGGGCCCGTCAAGGATGGGCAGCAAATCGGAGTTGCCGGTGGTGCGCTCCGTGTTCTGCAACATCTGCGCAGTGGAAGTGCCGGAaccgcagcagcgcagACGCCGCAGCTCGGCCCCGGAGTTCTCGAAGTTCTGCGTGACCGTTACCGGCGAGGTCCTGCAGACCGTGTACGCCGACGAGGAGCTCAAGGCGCAGTTCTTCCGGCTGGCGCAGCTCGCCGGAGTCGTCATCGCGTGCCGCATGACCCACAAGCAGAAGTTCCTGCTGACCCGCGACAACTCCAAGCTCAACGCGTACGGCACGTCGCTTGCCATTGGCGACGGCGCGAACGACGTCGACATGATCCTCGCGGCGGACGTCGGCGTGGGAATAGACGGCCGAGAGGgccaccaggcgtgccgctCGGCCGATTTCACGATAGCGCAGTTCCGGTTTCTGCGCCAGCTGCTGTTTGTGCACGGCCGCGAGGCCCTGCGCAAGAACAAGTTCCTGCTCTACTTTTGCATATTCCGCAACTTCAGCTTCAGCTTTGTGAACGTGATCTACAACTTCCAGACCGGATTCAGCGGCGTGAGCGTGTTCAACACATGGAGCAAGCAGGTCATCAATCTGTTCTTCACGTCGTTCCCGCTGATGTTCTACGTGATACTGGACCGGGAGGTGCCGCACACCCTGCTGACGCGCTACCCCATTCTCTACAACACGTGGAGCACGAAGCCCGTGAACCAGCTGGTGCGCTacctgctgcgcagcctggGGTCAAACTGGCTGTCCAAGCGCTGGCACCGCCGCCTGGAGCACCGCCGCGGAGTGTACGACCCGGTGACGTTCTGGAGCTACCTGCTGGCCGCCCTGTGGCTGTCGGTGTTCGAGGTGCTGATCATCCTGAGCTTCACCGACACCACCGACGTCAACTGCAGGGACGGCTCCCCGCTGAACCTAGGCTTCAGCCTGTTCTCGCAGGCGATGTACGTGCACCACGTGCTGGCCGTGAACGGGATCGTGTGCCTCGTTTCGAAGAGCTGGTACTGGCTGAACCACTTCTCCGTCTGGGGGGAGACCGCGATAATGATCATCTGCTGGATCATCGTGAGTCTGGTTCCGGCCTTTGCGTTTGTGCCCGAGGCGCACGTGTTCCTGGGCACCTTCGAGACGCTGCACTCGTCGCTGGCCTACTACGGAGCCATCATCTTAAGCCTGGTGGTGACGCTGTTCCCGTTTTGGGGCTACCTCTTCTACACCGCCGTGTTCAACCAGTCGCTGGAGAACCGCATAGCCATCGCGCTGAAGCGCGGCACCTTCAACGGCATATCGTTGTCGCGGCGCAACTCAGTGGCGTACATCGCTAATGCGGTCGTGCCGCGTGTAGCTCCACCCTCGGGGTTCGCGTTCGCCATCGACCAGGGCGACGCGCTGATGGCCCTGATCCAGCGCACGATCCACAAGATCTTTATGAACTGA